A genomic window from Chitinophaga pollutisoli includes:
- a CDS encoding FecR domain-containing protein, which produces MHKLSGELTPEEEAGIARQLEEDPAFREAWEALAADARSQRTAVYVKAVAPESGLDEMKQRRKPKSRLRAWAPYAAAAILLGAGAWFAYRSSSTASPEIVQTVTAPMPGVSLTMANGKTVHFHPDSAAQTVALGGSTLRSENGTLDYESQDTSVTVLNVPAGGTYRLVLSDGTEVRLNASSRLHFPFHFGAAAREVTVEGEAYFRVAKEAKRPFIVHTRQADVQVLGTSFNINTYTPGSDKTALVEGSVLLKAHNGRQLTLAPGQQGESTGTGLQASAFDADEVLSWMNGIRYYHNATVPDLLEEASRFYGLAFEPASGKFSGVKVTGLMDRERLQDFLNDLATTTGGDVDYNGHTIRLH; this is translated from the coding sequence ATGCACAAACTTTCCGGCGAACTGACACCGGAAGAGGAAGCGGGCATTGCGCGGCAGCTGGAGGAAGATCCGGCGTTCCGTGAAGCCTGGGAAGCCCTCGCGGCCGACGCGCGTTCGCAACGCACGGCGGTGTACGTGAAGGCCGTGGCGCCGGAATCGGGGCTCGACGAAATGAAGCAGCGCCGCAAACCCAAAAGCCGCCTCCGCGCCTGGGCCCCTTATGCCGCGGCGGCCATCCTCCTCGGCGCGGGCGCATGGTTCGCTTATCGTTCCAGCAGCACCGCATCTCCCGAAATAGTACAAACCGTTACCGCACCCATGCCCGGCGTGAGCCTCACCATGGCCAATGGCAAAACGGTCCATTTCCACCCCGACAGCGCCGCGCAAACGGTAGCGCTCGGCGGGTCGACCCTGCGTTCCGAAAATGGCACGCTCGATTATGAAAGCCAGGACACCTCCGTGACCGTGCTCAATGTACCAGCCGGCGGCACCTACCGCCTGGTATTGTCTGACGGTACGGAAGTCAGGCTCAACGCTTCCTCCCGCCTGCATTTTCCGTTCCATTTCGGCGCCGCGGCGCGCGAGGTGACGGTAGAAGGCGAGGCGTATTTCCGCGTGGCGAAGGAAGCCAAACGGCCTTTTATCGTACATACGCGGCAGGCCGACGTGCAGGTGCTGGGTACTTCCTTCAATATTAATACCTACACACCCGGCAGCGACAAAACCGCGCTGGTGGAAGGGAGCGTGCTCCTCAAGGCGCACAACGGCCGCCAGCTCACGCTGGCGCCGGGGCAACAGGGAGAGAGCACCGGCACGGGGCTCCAGGCGTCCGCGTTTGACGCCGACGAGGTGCTGAGCTGGATGAACGGCATCCGCTATTACCACAACGCCACCGTTCCCGACCTGCTGGAAGAAGCTTCGCGTTTTTACGGGCTGGCGTTTGAACCGGCGTCCGGGAAATTCAGCGGCGTGAAAGTAACGGGCCTCATGGACCGGGAGCGCCTCCAGGATTTTCTCAACGACCTGGCTACTACTACCGGCGGCGACGTCGACTATAACGGGCACACCATCCGCCTGCACTGA
- a CDS encoding phosphocholine-specific phospholipase C, whose amino-acid sequence MDNRREFLRKSMLLSGAAGLSSFMPASIQRALAIEPAPGSSWADAEHIVILMQENRSFDHCFGTLQGVRGFNDPRAISLPDKKPVWLQTDKEGKTYSPFRLDLKDSRITWMGALPHGRHDQVDANNKGKYDQWLLVKQSGKADWKRMPLTLGYFTREDIPFNYALADAFTICDQNFCSAMTSTTPNRSFFWTGKITVPENGAAKAHIRNTDYSYGKLGWETFPELLSKAGVDWKFYQNDLSCGGGFQGEERSWLANFGCNLLEFFKVYNVQFSDRYVTNLQKQIDELPAEIRALTEASPSSDEVSKKNQAAIKKKQEVLDKATADMARWGKERYAQLSEKEKALFQRAFVINKNDPHFRKLSQLEYDDNGKQRTLPVPAGDLFYQFRHDAENGKLPAVSWLASPQNFSDHPSAPWYGAWYVSEVMDILTKNPEVWKKTIFIVTYDENDGYYDHVPPFSIPDNNKPGTGKVSAGIDTEIEHVRLANELAQGVPQKHAREAPIGLGYRVPLLIASPWSRGGKVCSQVFDHTSTLQFLEAFVEKKFKKKIRSGNISEWRRTICGDLTAAFSETDAVPSSRLPFLEQKQFIEAIYSAQFKDLPSGFREISGSELEKMIAHPETANPLARQETGTRPSTSLPYELYASGLYDNTKKAFVINMGAGNQLFGKRSAGSPFTVYAPESYGGEICRNWHFASKAGDRFTYEWPIAEFDNGKYALRLHGPNGFFREFRGTQQDHGVRVDCIFETTGKAKTPTGNLILQLQNRGAQTVHLKLKDHGYGKSDNAFALAPGARKEIIVTKSEHKGWYDFSVLADGFPGWEQRFAGRAESGKESITDPVMGKAIA is encoded by the coding sequence ATGGACAACAGAAGAGAATTTCTCCGGAAATCAATGCTCCTTTCCGGCGCCGCCGGCCTTTCCTCTTTCATGCCCGCTTCCATCCAGCGCGCCCTGGCCATCGAGCCCGCGCCGGGATCCAGCTGGGCCGATGCCGAACATATCGTGATCCTCATGCAGGAAAACCGCTCGTTCGACCACTGCTTCGGCACGCTGCAAGGCGTCCGCGGATTCAACGATCCCCGCGCCATCTCCCTGCCCGATAAAAAACCCGTCTGGCTCCAGACCGACAAAGAAGGCAAAACCTACTCGCCCTTCCGGCTCGATCTGAAAGACAGCCGCATCACCTGGATGGGCGCGCTGCCGCACGGGCGCCACGACCAGGTAGACGCCAACAATAAAGGGAAATACGATCAGTGGCTGCTCGTCAAGCAATCCGGGAAAGCCGACTGGAAGCGCATGCCCCTCACCCTGGGGTACTTCACCCGCGAAGACATTCCCTTCAACTACGCCCTCGCCGACGCGTTCACCATCTGCGACCAAAATTTCTGTTCCGCCATGACCAGCACCACGCCCAACCGTTCCTTCTTCTGGACCGGTAAAATCACTGTGCCGGAAAACGGGGCCGCCAAAGCGCATATCCGCAACACGGATTACAGCTACGGCAAACTGGGATGGGAAACTTTCCCCGAACTGCTGTCCAAAGCCGGCGTGGATTGGAAATTCTACCAAAACGACCTCTCCTGCGGCGGCGGCTTCCAGGGAGAAGAGCGTTCCTGGCTGGCGAACTTCGGCTGCAACCTGCTCGAATTCTTTAAAGTTTATAACGTACAGTTCTCCGACCGGTATGTAACGAACCTGCAAAAACAAATCGATGAACTGCCAGCCGAAATCCGCGCGCTGACGGAGGCCAGCCCGTCTTCCGACGAAGTGTCGAAGAAAAACCAGGCCGCCATCAAAAAGAAACAGGAAGTGCTCGACAAAGCCACTGCAGACATGGCCAGGTGGGGCAAAGAACGTTACGCGCAACTGTCTGAAAAAGAGAAAGCGCTTTTCCAGCGTGCTTTCGTCATCAATAAAAACGATCCCCACTTCCGCAAACTCTCACAACTGGAATACGACGACAATGGCAAGCAGCGCACCCTTCCCGTGCCCGCCGGCGACCTGTTTTACCAGTTCCGCCACGATGCGGAAAACGGCAAGCTCCCGGCCGTTTCCTGGCTGGCGAGCCCGCAGAATTTCTCCGATCACCCCAGCGCGCCATGGTATGGCGCGTGGTATGTGTCGGAAGTGATGGACATCCTCACGAAGAATCCTGAAGTCTGGAAGAAAACGATTTTCATTGTCACTTACGATGAAAACGACGGGTACTACGATCACGTGCCGCCGTTCTCTATTCCTGACAACAACAAACCTGGCACCGGTAAAGTATCCGCCGGCATCGATACGGAAATCGAGCATGTGCGGCTGGCTAACGAGCTGGCGCAGGGCGTTCCGCAAAAGCATGCCCGCGAAGCCCCGATAGGACTGGGCTACAGGGTTCCGTTGCTTATCGCTTCGCCCTGGAGTCGCGGCGGGAAAGTGTGCTCGCAGGTGTTTGACCACACGTCCACCCTCCAGTTCCTCGAAGCGTTTGTGGAGAAGAAATTCAAAAAGAAAATACGCAGCGGCAATATCAGCGAATGGCGGCGCACCATCTGCGGCGATCTCACGGCCGCTTTCAGCGAAACCGACGCCGTGCCTTCTTCGCGCCTGCCTTTCCTTGAGCAGAAACAATTCATCGAAGCGATCTACAGCGCGCAGTTCAAGGATTTGCCGTCGGGTTTCAGGGAAATCAGCGGCAGTGAACTGGAAAAGATGATCGCGCATCCGGAAACGGCGAACCCGCTCGCACGGCAGGAAACCGGTACGCGGCCTTCCACTTCGCTACCGTATGAATTATATGCCAGCGGTCTTTATGATAACACGAAGAAAGCTTTCGTGATCAACATGGGCGCGGGCAACCAGCTGTTCGGCAAACGTTCCGCCGGATCGCCGTTCACCGTGTATGCACCGGAAAGTTACGGGGGCGAAATTTGCCGCAACTGGCATTTCGCGTCCAAAGCCGGCGACAGGTTTACCTACGAATGGCCGATCGCGGAATTCGACAACGGGAAATATGCCTTGCGCTTGCACGGCCCCAACGGCTTCTTCCGCGAATTCCGCGGAACGCAGCAAGACCATGGCGTACGCGTGGATTGCATCTTCGAAACCACCGGCAAAGCGAAAACGCCGACCGGCAACCTCATCTTGCAATTGCAAAACCGCGGCGCGCAAACCGTGCATCTCAAACTGAAAGATCATGGTTACGGAAAGAGCGACAATGCATTTGCGCTCGCGCCTGGTGCCCGCAAAGAGATCATCGTCACCAAAAGCGAACACAAAGGATGGTACGATTTCAGCGTGCTGGCGGATGGCTTCCCGGGCTGGGAGCAGCGCTTCGCCGGCCGCGCGGAAAGCGGGAAGGAATCCATTACCGACCCGGTAATGGGCAAGGCGATCGCATAA
- a CDS encoding SWIB/MDM2 domain-containing protein, whose translation MAKSVKQPAKKAATSTTAKAAAPKKAAAKAAAPKKAAAKTARKPNAAFMAPLTPSADLAAVIGSTALPRTEATKKIWEYIKKNDLQDSKNKRMINADAKLQTIFDGKKQVSMFELAGIVNKHLK comes from the coding sequence ATGGCAAAATCGGTGAAGCAGCCCGCAAAGAAGGCCGCAACCAGCACAACGGCAAAAGCCGCCGCCCCCAAGAAAGCCGCTGCCAAAGCAGCTGCACCCAAAAAGGCTGCCGCCAAAACTGCCCGCAAACCTAATGCGGCTTTCATGGCCCCGCTGACCCCGAGTGCAGACCTCGCCGCCGTTATCGGCAGCACAGCACTCCCCAGAACTGAAGCCACCAAAAAGATCTGGGAGTACATCAAGAAAAATGATCTGCAGGACTCGAAAAACAAACGCATGATCAATGCCGATGCCAAACTGCAAACCATTTTTGATGGCAAAAAGCAGGTATCCATGTTTGAACTGGCTGGTATCGTGAACAAGCATCTCAAATAA
- a CDS encoding sigma-70 family RNA polymerase sigma factor: protein MDQAPDIILIDRLKEGDVSAFDALFLKYYKVLCANAYWFLQQEHEAKDLVQTFFMDIWDKKLYLQFNGDVKGYLHMAVKNRCLNHLKRQKIRDGHQEAFSSLQDESWRPEQESGGGEYYRQLQSSLEQVTGQKRMAIHMVYMEGKRYQEAADEMGISVNSFKTHLKRGLKLLRSVIHQKKP, encoded by the coding sequence ATGGATCAAGCTCCAGACATAATTTTGATAGACCGGCTGAAGGAGGGTGACGTTTCCGCATTCGACGCATTGTTCCTGAAATATTACAAGGTGCTCTGCGCCAACGCTTACTGGTTCCTGCAGCAGGAGCACGAAGCGAAGGATCTGGTCCAGACTTTCTTCATGGACATATGGGATAAGAAGTTATATCTCCAGTTCAACGGGGATGTGAAAGGTTATTTGCATATGGCCGTGAAGAACCGTTGCCTCAACCACCTGAAGCGGCAGAAGATACGCGACGGCCACCAGGAGGCGTTTTCGAGCCTGCAGGACGAGAGCTGGCGGCCGGAGCAGGAGAGTGGCGGCGGAGAATATTACCGGCAGCTGCAATCGTCGCTGGAGCAGGTGACGGGCCAGAAGCGCATGGCCATTCATATGGTATATATGGAGGGCAAGCGTTACCAGGAAGCGGCCGACGAGATGGGGATCAGCGTCAATTCATTCAAAACGCACCTCAAGCGGGGACTGAAGCTCCTGCGGTCGGTAATTCATCAGAAAAAACCATAA
- a CDS encoding thiamine pyrophosphate-dependent enzyme, with translation MVKDNISVPVLKATITHRETDPAFQALLRKAYGLMCTARRMADQYEANRPICKYVHSTSAGHEAIQIAAGLQLKPCDYVSPYYRDDAMMLALGFSPYTLMLQLLAKGGDPFSGGRSYYCHPSSRDTDKPIIPHQSSATGMQVIPTTGMAQGVQYLENAGLLADDEKPVVLCSLGDGSVTEGEVSEAFQFAALKQLPVIFLVQDNDWGISVSAAEARAMDAYEYAAGFKGLERIRVDGADFEASYRAMESAIAFVRAERKPILVHATVPLLGHHTSGVRREWYRTPEDLARHQQRDPLPRLRSQIGSIIEATDIELDAQRGVEEAFAAAVASPDPDITTVRDHVFAPTPVTEEAGERQPAGGSKVVMVDAALHAIEEIMAAYPEAILFGQDVGRRLGGVFREAATLAEKFGDERVYNTAIQEAYIIGSTAGLSATGVKPIVEVQFADYIYPGFNQLVTELSKSCYLSCGKFPVQSLIRVPIGAYGGGGPYHSGSVESTLLTIKGIKVVYPSNAADLKGLMKAAFLDPNPVVMLEHKGLYWCKVPGTQDAMTIEPSDDYILPLGKGRTVQESEEGMTIITYGMGVYWAKAAAAHFPGKVEIIDLRTLFPLDEELVFASVKKLGKCLVLTEEQLGNSFAESLAARISRQCFRYLDAPVFTFGALDLPAVPLNMDLEKQMLPTAEKVTAQIRDILAY, from the coding sequence GTGGTTAAAGATAACATAAGCGTTCCTGTTTTGAAAGCCACCATCACGCACCGCGAGACCGACCCCGCCTTCCAGGCGCTCCTCCGCAAAGCGTATGGCCTTATGTGCACCGCGCGGCGCATGGCAGATCAATACGAAGCCAACCGCCCCATCTGCAAATACGTGCATTCCACCTCCGCCGGCCACGAAGCCATCCAGATCGCAGCAGGCCTCCAGCTTAAACCCTGCGATTACGTCAGTCCTTATTACCGCGACGACGCCATGATGCTCGCTCTCGGTTTTTCTCCCTACACCCTCATGCTCCAACTCCTCGCCAAAGGCGGGGACCCCTTCAGCGGCGGCCGCTCCTACTACTGCCACCCGAGCTCCCGCGATACCGATAAACCCATCATACCCCACCAAAGCAGCGCCACCGGCATGCAGGTGATTCCCACCACCGGCATGGCCCAGGGCGTCCAATACCTCGAAAACGCCGGCCTCCTGGCCGATGATGAGAAACCCGTGGTCCTCTGTTCCCTGGGCGATGGCAGCGTCACCGAAGGCGAAGTCAGCGAAGCGTTCCAATTCGCCGCGCTCAAACAGCTGCCCGTTATTTTCCTCGTGCAGGACAACGACTGGGGCATCAGCGTCAGCGCCGCCGAAGCCCGCGCCATGGACGCCTACGAATACGCCGCCGGGTTCAAGGGCCTGGAACGCATCCGGGTTGATGGCGCCGATTTCGAAGCCAGCTACCGTGCCATGGAATCTGCCATCGCATTCGTTCGCGCCGAGCGCAAGCCCATCCTCGTGCATGCCACCGTGCCGCTCCTCGGGCACCATACCTCCGGCGTCCGCCGGGAATGGTACCGCACGCCCGAAGACCTGGCCCGCCATCAGCAACGCGATCCGTTGCCGCGCCTGCGCAGCCAGATCGGCAGCATCATCGAAGCCACCGACATCGAACTGGACGCGCAACGCGGGGTGGAAGAAGCTTTTGCCGCGGCAGTGGCCAGCCCCGACCCGGATATTACCACTGTCCGCGACCACGTATTCGCGCCCACGCCCGTTACGGAAGAAGCCGGCGAGCGCCAGCCCGCAGGCGGCAGTAAAGTGGTGATGGTAGACGCGGCCCTGCACGCCATCGAGGAAATCATGGCCGCTTACCCCGAGGCGATACTTTTCGGGCAGGACGTGGGGCGCAGGCTGGGAGGGGTTTTCCGCGAAGCCGCCACGCTGGCCGAGAAATTCGGTGACGAGCGCGTGTACAACACCGCCATCCAGGAAGCTTATATTATCGGCAGCACGGCCGGGCTTTCCGCCACCGGCGTGAAACCCATCGTGGAAGTGCAGTTCGCCGACTACATATATCCGGGTTTCAACCAGCTGGTAACCGAGCTGTCGAAAAGCTGTTATTTGTCTTGCGGGAAATTCCCCGTGCAATCGCTCATCCGCGTGCCCATCGGGGCTTACGGCGGAGGGGGACCTTACCACTCCGGCAGCGTGGAAAGCACACTGCTCACCATCAAAGGCATCAAAGTCGTATATCCCTCGAATGCGGCGGATCTGAAGGGACTGATGAAAGCCGCCTTCCTGGACCCCAACCCGGTGGTGATGCTGGAACACAAAGGGCTCTACTGGTGCAAGGTGCCGGGCACGCAGGACGCGATGACCATCGAGCCTTCGGACGATTACATCCTGCCGCTCGGCAAAGGCCGCACCGTACAGGAAAGTGAAGAAGGGATGACGATTATCACCTACGGCATGGGCGTGTATTGGGCAAAAGCCGCTGCAGCCCACTTTCCCGGGAAAGTGGAGATCATCGACCTGCGCACGTTGTTCCCGCTGGATGAAGAGCTGGTATTCGCTTCCGTGAAAAAGCTGGGCAAATGCCTGGTGTTGACGGAAGAGCAGCTCGGCAATTCCTTCGCGGAATCCCTGGCGGCAAGGATCTCCCGGCAATGCTTTCGCTATCTTGACGCACCCGTTTTCACTTTCGGCGCACTCGACCTGCCGGCGGTTCCCCTCAATATGGACCTGGAAAAACAAATGCTGCCCACGGCGGAAAAAGTCACGGCCCAGATCCGCGACATCCTCGCTTACTGA
- a CDS encoding ABC transporter permease: MWKIQLVTAWRRLKNNKSYAIINIAGLGASLACAILLFLFINYHLRFDNFHPGSDRIYRISSRTTYGGVEGFNTGVPQPLGKALRNDYPYFENVAMRAEVTEPLVTIGEGNDRKKFDARSVFTEPAYFNILHLPMVSGTPASALGEPYGAIITEETAARFFPGQHAVGKQFTTANGVYTVKAIAKNIPKNSDHRFDIFLSYSTFKDYNAFLASDSIWGGISSSIQCFIKLKPGVNARLPANALPEVIAKNNPEDRGLMFFIMLPLRDLHFDTRFSGTIQKKYLWSLGWMGAFLVFTACINFINLSTAQSLSRSREIGVRKALGSTRWQIFGQFLSETFLLVAAAVITASVIVSLSLPQLNKTLFTDIPLNSQTIILLAGVAIILLLAVMLLAGYYPGVKQARLNPVKGMRAQTRPQGNKGVSIRKTLIVLQFAIMQVMIVGALVISRQMHFSMNTDGYLHKNGILLLRIPEKNASTLHTLRQRITQLAGVETASFCHAAPLSATNMATSMRMDGREKDEDFQVAIKYADDHYLETFGIQLVAGANLPASDTVNGMLVNEMLVKKLNVASAEAIIGQTIRVNNVRTVVRGVFKDFHNRSFHTNLQPLSLHSDIRRFSELAIRINMQQSAALMPAIEKIWSETFPDYLYNHRFLDQDIAAMYEAETLLKQLVEIFALVAVLIGCLGLYGLISFMAEQKKKEIGVRKVLGASVPSVIWLFGREFTIMLVAGFVLSAPLSWWLMNSWLEGFQYRIGVGPGIYGITVALCAAITLLTVGYSSIRAALMNPAVSLKTE, encoded by the coding sequence ATGTGGAAAATCCAGTTAGTTACTGCCTGGCGGCGCCTGAAAAACAACAAGTCCTACGCAATTATCAATATTGCCGGGCTCGGCGCCAGCCTCGCCTGCGCCATCCTGCTATTCCTGTTTATCAACTACCATCTTCGGTTCGATAATTTCCATCCCGGCAGCGATCGCATCTACCGCATCAGCTCCCGCACCACTTACGGCGGGGTCGAGGGCTTCAATACCGGCGTTCCCCAGCCGCTCGGCAAAGCTCTCCGGAACGATTATCCATATTTCGAGAATGTAGCCATGCGCGCCGAAGTCACCGAGCCGCTCGTGACCATCGGCGAAGGCAACGACCGTAAAAAATTCGACGCCCGCTCCGTTTTCACCGAGCCTGCCTATTTTAACATCCTCCATCTCCCGATGGTTTCCGGCACGCCGGCTTCCGCACTGGGCGAGCCTTACGGCGCCATCATCACCGAAGAAACGGCCGCACGCTTCTTTCCCGGACAGCATGCCGTCGGCAAACAATTCACTACGGCCAACGGCGTATATACCGTCAAAGCCATCGCCAAAAACATTCCTAAAAACTCCGATCACCGGTTCGATATTTTCCTCTCCTATTCCACATTCAAAGACTACAATGCGTTCCTGGCCAGCGATAGCATATGGGGCGGCATTTCCAGCAGCATCCAGTGCTTCATTAAGCTCAAGCCCGGCGTCAACGCCCGCCTCCCTGCCAACGCCCTGCCGGAAGTGATCGCCAAAAATAATCCGGAAGACCGCGGCCTTATGTTCTTCATCATGCTTCCCCTCCGCGATCTGCACTTCGATACGCGGTTCAGCGGCACCATCCAGAAGAAATACCTTTGGTCGCTGGGTTGGATGGGAGCATTCCTCGTTTTCACAGCCTGCATCAATTTCATCAACCTTTCCACCGCCCAATCGCTCAGTCGCTCGCGCGAGATCGGTGTGCGCAAAGCGCTGGGGAGCACGCGTTGGCAGATCTTCGGCCAGTTCCTTTCCGAAACCTTTTTGTTGGTGGCAGCTGCGGTAATCACCGCATCCGTCATTGTATCCCTCTCCCTGCCCCAACTCAATAAAACCCTTTTTACAGACATCCCCCTCAACAGCCAAACGATCATCCTGCTGGCTGGCGTGGCTATAATATTGCTGTTGGCCGTTATGCTCCTGGCCGGTTACTATCCCGGCGTGAAACAAGCCCGCCTCAATCCGGTGAAAGGGATGCGCGCGCAAACGAGGCCACAGGGAAACAAAGGCGTTTCCATCCGCAAAACCCTGATCGTGCTGCAGTTTGCCATCATGCAAGTCATGATCGTGGGTGCGCTCGTCATCTCCCGGCAAATGCATTTTTCCATGAACACCGACGGCTACCTGCATAAAAACGGCATCCTGCTGCTCAGGATCCCGGAAAAAAACGCCTCCACTTTGCATACGTTACGCCAACGCATCACGCAGCTGGCCGGTGTGGAAACTGCCAGCTTTTGCCATGCCGCGCCCCTGTCCGCCACCAACATGGCCACTTCCATGCGCATGGACGGCCGTGAAAAAGATGAAGATTTCCAGGTGGCGATCAAGTATGCAGACGATCACTACCTGGAAACTTTCGGCATTCAACTGGTTGCCGGCGCGAACCTGCCCGCATCAGATACGGTAAATGGCATGCTGGTCAATGAAATGCTGGTGAAGAAACTGAATGTCGCTTCGGCGGAGGCCATCATCGGCCAAACGATCCGCGTCAATAACGTCAGGACCGTCGTGCGCGGGGTTTTCAAGGATTTCCATAACCGCAGCTTTCATACCAACCTCCAGCCACTGTCCCTCCATTCCGATATCAGGCGTTTCAGCGAGCTGGCCATTCGTATCAATATGCAGCAATCCGCCGCGCTGATGCCTGCCATTGAAAAAATATGGAGCGAAACATTTCCGGATTACCTCTACAATCACCGCTTCCTCGACCAGGACATTGCCGCGATGTACGAAGCGGAAACGCTGTTGAAGCAACTGGTGGAAATATTCGCGCTCGTGGCCGTGCTGATCGGTTGCCTGGGATTGTATGGGCTGATCAGTTTCATGGCGGAGCAGAAAAAGAAGGAAATCGGTGTCAGGAAAGTACTGGGCGCCAGTGTGCCTTCAGTTATCTGGCTTTTCGGGCGCGAGTTTACGATCATGCTCGTCGCAGGATTCGTACTATCGGCGCCGTTATCCTGGTGGCTGATGAACAGCTGGCTCGAAGGGTTTCAATACCGGATCGGCGTCGGGCCCGGCATTTACGGCATCACGGTTGCGCTGTGCGCCGCCATCACCTTGCTCACCGTGGGTTATTCTTCTATCCGCGCGGCGCTCATGAACCCGGCGGTTAGCCTTAAAACGGAATAA
- a CDS encoding oxidoreductase, with protein sequence MNKQVWFVTGASKGLGLSLAQTLISKGYRVAATSRRREDLVSAICETSDRFLPIGLDILDETAVKRAITATISHFGTIDVVVNNAGYGLLGAVEELTDAEARSNFDVNVFGSLNVIRQALPFLRSQGSGHIFNIASIGGFTGAFPAFGIYCATKFAMHGYSEALAQEVKPFGIGVTIVSPGYFRTDFLGGSLGLPATEMPEYANVRAMQALHQQDYNGNQPGDPAKAAEVMIRILEEKKAPLHLFLGADANQLAEQKLASLAQEIEALKPLATATGFDH encoded by the coding sequence ATGAACAAGCAAGTCTGGTTTGTAACCGGGGCCTCCAAAGGCCTGGGCCTTTCATTGGCCCAAACCCTCATCAGCAAAGGCTATCGCGTTGCCGCCACCTCCCGCCGCCGCGAAGATCTCGTGTCCGCCATCTGTGAAACTTCCGACCGGTTTCTCCCCATCGGCCTGGATATCCTCGACGAAACCGCGGTGAAACGGGCAATCACTGCCACGATCAGCCATTTCGGCACAATCGATGTGGTCGTGAACAACGCCGGCTATGGCCTCCTCGGCGCCGTTGAGGAGCTGACTGACGCCGAAGCCCGCTCCAATTTCGACGTCAATGTATTCGGTTCCCTCAATGTGATCCGCCAGGCGCTGCCATTCCTGCGGAGCCAGGGCAGCGGGCATATCTTCAATATCGCATCCATCGGTGGTTTCACGGGCGCCTTCCCTGCATTCGGGATTTATTGCGCCACCAAATTCGCCATGCACGGCTATTCCGAAGCACTGGCGCAGGAAGTGAAACCCTTCGGCATCGGCGTCACCATCGTTTCGCCCGGCTATTTCCGCACCGATTTCCTCGGCGGATCCCTCGGCCTGCCGGCCACCGAAATGCCGGAATACGCGAACGTCCGCGCCATGCAGGCGCTGCATCAGCAAGACTATAACGGCAACCAGCCCGGCGACCCCGCGAAGGCGGCGGAAGTGATGATCCGCATCCTGGAAGAGAAAAAAGCCCCCCTCCATCTTTTCCTCGGGGCCGACGCCAACCAGCTCGCCGAGCAGAAACTGGCATCCCTCGCGCAGGAAATCGAAGCACTGAAACCGCTCGCCACCGCTACCGGTTTCGATCATTAA